A region from the Haliaeetus albicilla chromosome 16, bHalAlb1.1, whole genome shotgun sequence genome encodes:
- the PSMD13 gene encoding 26S proteasome non-ATPase regulatory subunit 13 — protein sequence MKDVPGFLQQSQSSGPGQAAVWHRLEELYNKKLWHQLTLQVLDFVQDPCFAQGDGLIKLYENFISEFEHRVNPLSLVEIILHVVRQMTDPNVALTFLEKTREKVKSSDEAVILCKTAIGALKLNIGDLQVTKETIEEVEEMLNNLPGVTSVHSRFYDLSSKYYQTIGNHASYYKDALRFLGCIDVKDLPVSEQQERAFTLGLAGLLGEGVYNFGELLMHPVLESLRNTDRQWLIDTLYAFNSGNVETFQSLKSAWGQQPDLAANEALLLQKIQLLCLMEMTFTRPANHRQLTFEEIAKSAKVTVNEVELLVMKALSVGLVKGSIDEVDKRVHMTWVQPRVLDLQQIKGMKDRLEFWCTDVRSMEMLVEHQAHDILT from the exons ATGAAGGACGTGCCGGGCTTCTTGCAGCAGAGCCAGAGCTcggggccggggcaggccgCCGTGTGGCACCGCCTGGAGGAGCTCTACAACAAGAA GCTCTGGCACCAGCTGACTCTGCAGGTTTTGGACTTTGTTCAGGACCCTTGCTTTGCCCAAGGAGATGGACTCATCAAG CTTTATGAGAACTTCATCAGTGAGTTTGAACACAG GGTGAACCCCTTGTCCCTGGTAGAGATCATTCTTCATGTAGTCAGACAGATGACAG ATCCCAATGTGGCCCTTACTTTTCTGGAAAAGACTCgagaaaag GTAAAAAGCAGTGATGAAGCTGTCATTTTGTGTAAAACAGCCATTGGGGCGCTCAAGCTGAACATTGGAGACCTGCAGGTCACCAAG GAGACCATTGAGGAGGTTGAGGAGATGCTGAACAATCTCCCTGGGGTGACTTCAGTTCACAGCCGCTTCTATGATCTCTCCAGCAAGTACTACCAGACAATTGGGAACCATGCCTCTTATTATAAGGACGCTCTGCGCTTTCTGGGATGCATTGATGTTAAAGATCTGCCAG TatcagagcagcaggagagagcaTTTACCCTGGGACTGGCAGGGCTCTTGGGAGAAGGTGTTTATAACTTTGGGGAGCTG CTCATGCACCCTGTTCTGGAGTCCCTGAGAAACACTGATCGGCAGTGGCTGATTGACACACTTTATGCCTTCAACAGTGGTAATGTAGAGACGTTTCAGTCTTTGAAGTCGGCATGGGGTCAGCAG CCAGATCTGGCTGCAAATGAAGCACTTCTGCTGCAAAAGATTCAGCTGTTATGTCTTATGGAG ATGACTTTCACCCGGCCAGCCAATCACAGACAGCTCACTTTTGAAGAGATTGCCAAGAGTGCCAAAGTCACTGTGAATGAG gtggaaCTGCTGGTGATGAAGGCTCTCTCGGTAGGCTTGGTAAAGGGCAGTATTGATGAAGTTGATAAGAGGGTGCACATGACATGGGTACAACCACGCGTGTTGGATTTACAACAG ATCAAAGGAATGAAAGACCGCCTGGAGTTCTGGTGCACAGATGTGAGGAGCATGGAGATGTTGGTGGAGCACCAAGCTCATGACATCCTAACATAG